The region CTGTGCTCATACTTGATTCAACCTACAAGACCAACAAGTATAGAATTCTATTATTAAAGATGGTTGGTGTTACTTCAACTGAGAATACATATTCAGTTGGGTCTGCATTTCTTGAGTGTGAAAAAAAGAACAGTTTTACATGGGCCTTAGAGGTGTGTCGGACACTGTTGAAGGATCAAGGCGATATGCCTAAAGTGATTATTACTGACCGCGATACATCCTTGATGAAATCGGTTGCAAAGGTATTTCCTTCTTCTAATGCATTACTTTATAGGTACCACATAACAAAGAATGTGAGAAGTTAGGATAAACCTGCGGTAGGGACGAAACAGGTAGAGTCCGAAGATGGAAAAATGGTGAAGGCGAGTGTGGTTGTGGAAAAAATAATGAATGCATGGAATCATATAATAAATTCTTCCACAAAAGAACTATATGTTGATTCCGTTATGCATTTTaggaaagtgtgtgaaaagtaTTCAGATTTGTTGAAATATGTTGAAAGCACAACTATTGACCAGGTGGAGGAGAAAATTATTTGTGCATGGATTGATAATGTTAGACACCTTAGAAATATAACAACCAACAAAGTTGAGTCTGCCCATCCTACTTTGAAAAATTGGTTGGGAAATAGTAAGAGCGATTGTATAGAGATTGGGACTCTGTGCACCACATGATTCAAAACCAGAATAATGAGATACATACATCATTTGGTCGGAGCATCACAGTTTTGAAACACATATTTAAAGAAAACACTCTTTATTCTTAGTTGGTTGGTAGCATTTCCCAAGCGggtttgaattatatttttcaCGAGGCTGAATGAGTTGATAATGTAAGCTCTGATAGCGCAAAGTGTGTATGCAAAATTGTGAAAATATATGGTCTCCCATGTATTCGTGTTATTGCAAAAAAGGTGAAACTTGGTAGCCCAATAACAATGAATGGGGTTTGCACTCATTGGAAGAGACTtaggtttgatgatgatggtgtcaTGAATGATGGTAAGTCGAATATCTCTATTTTGACTGAATGGGAAGTGATACAAGAGATATTTTTGAAATCCCGTGAGTACATGAAACTAAACAACAAAGAACAATTGAGGAAGATTTTTTATGCGGAAACCACCGACATGAAACCACCATCTCAACCGGTAAAAATAAAAGGTGCTCCAAAGAAAATGAAGCCTACACCAACTGACAATTCGACTACACGATCTCCTTCATTTTTTGAACATGTTTACAAAGCTTTTTACGGCTTACCAACTCTAAAATCTCAAAAAAGTGTTGTCAAATGAGCTCGCATTATCAAACCACTTCTTACGCCGCCTCCACCAAAAATTCCATTCATCGACGAAATGCGTgtttttatgcacaaatacatcGAGTGAATTGTCAATGTTGTGGGGGGACGTTAATTGCGGTTATCGAGCAGTTTCGGCTTTACTCGGTAAAGGAGAATATAATCATACACTTGTCCACGATCAACTTATCCAAGAGTTAATGACGCATAAAGaatcatacacacggttgtacgGAAAGAAAGAAAAATTCGATAAAGTTTATGAGTCTCTTGTTCCTTGCCTTAGCGGTACGGAGCCAGAGGCAAAATGGATGCACTTCCTTAACATGGGTCGCCTAATAACGTGTGTGTATGATAGAATGTGTGTTGATCTGACACAATACTGTTTTTCAGAAACCTTTTCGCACTGCACATTGTCCCACCTAAAAATTCAAATGATCGTATTATGTGTATTAGGTGGCTTTCAAAATCAAGTCATTTTGGTCATGTTTACTTGAAAATTGGATGTCCTATACCACTTACACCATCGGAGTGGATGACTCATTCAACAACAAAAGTCGAGACTTGGTCGAACTATTTTATGGACAGGATGCAAGAGTTCGAGAAATTGAGCAACATTGAAAGAGACTCAAATGCACAAAAGTCGAAGGAGGTATCACCCATAGATTTAGCTGATGATATACGTTTCGATTCGTTTTAATTTCTTGTTTAACCGGACAAATAAGTGTATGTAATTGTGTCTCAATATAAACGAAGTGTAATATATTCAACATTTGTTCATATTGTATCTTAATGCATTCTTGATCATCCATATAACAACATTTGTTCTTttgtaataaaaaaaagttatgTTTTAAAGGTTCTATTATGGAAACGGTTCATGAGAAGTTCTGGAGATACATCTCTTGAACAAGATAATAGGGTGCGGAATCGGAGATATATCTTCGGAATCAGCATGACAGTTATTGAGTGGTTCATATTGATTTATGACTTCTATAATTAAGGTGATATTATATTGTATTTCAGACAAACTGAAAATGTCTCAAATGCCACAACTAAACATTGATTGGTATATCATAAATGTCTCGTTCTTCAGCTCTACACCCGGCCGAACACTCAAGCTCAACGACTTCACCTCCCTCGAAGATATTAAATACGAAATCCATCATCTCTTATCTTACGGAGATAGTCGAAAGATTGTGAAGCTCGAGTACCGTTCATCGTCATTGACAACGGAGAGAAGATTGAGTTCAACAAATTTGAGCTCAAGACATAAGTAGATGTAAGGGCTATGTGGAATACGTATTTCCATTTCAAAACAAAAGTTTTGTTCGAGTTAGAAGCGACGATTTCAAGATCAGTCGAAGATATTGCGAAGATGTTAGAACATTCACATGGATATTAAAATAATGTTGTATTTTatgtttaaaaaaattatatgATTATAATTTTATTTTCTCTAAAAAAATATATAGACTGCGTTAAGAAATCCTCCGCACAAAATTGTCTAAATCTAATACTTACGATATTAATTTTCAGTTTCTAATACGTTTTCAGTTCAAGAGAAAAAACTTGGCGTCATCATCTACTTGTCAAAGTGCAGCCGACACATACAATACAACAACGCTCTCTCTCAAGTCTTTCTTAACGTTAGTGCGTGTCATCATTATCACCATATCAATCATCCCATCCACCACGATTGAATTAAATTACTAAGGACCAATGCAAGAAACGCTATTAATTAATGTAATTATGTTCTCACATCGTGCATGTTGCATGTCCTCAGGCCAATAATGCAGTAAAGCAAATACTAACTAATATAATTATATTCTCACAGCAAGCATGTTGCACGTCCTGAGGCCAATAATGCAGTAAAGCAAATCTGCTAGTTTTTATGAAGTACTAATACCGTCCACATTTCCTAATTTCCATCTGGGGTTGAGGGGAAACGTCTTTTATTATTTGCAGGGAATTGTAAAAGTAGTGAAAATTTTAAAAGAATTATTATTTGAATAATATATTTTGAAAAACTAAAAATGAAATTTGAGATATGTAGAATGATCACAAAACATATTTAATCCAAATTGCACAGGACTCTTGCTACATCTTATTCCAGTTTTCTTAATTTCTCTACTATTCAAATTTGCTTTGGCCAATGTAAGAAGAAGTGTAAAGATAGGAGTTTTTTAATAAACTCTAAAAATCTATGCATTGTGTAATTGAAATAGAACAAATATAAGTTATTTAACGTGAAAGGAGTACTTGTGGGTTTTAAAAGAAGTAGAAAATTAACAGATTCTCAACACTTACACAACTTGTAATGATCTATGTATTGTGATTAAATGCTCTAGAGCAACCAAGCTGGGTTCAAAAGAGATACTATAATTATTAGAAGTACAGTGCCAAACTTCTTCTCTTTCTGGCTCTCCCTGTTTTGATATCTAAATTTATTGATTCATTATCAGTTCTTTCTCTTTAATTGTACATTTTTTCCTCGGAGAGGTTGAAGACAATATTAAGCAGGGGAGATCGATTTAAAGTTTGAAACTGATTCAGGACCTAAACAATTACATTAACATAAGAGAATCCAAGATTACAATTAGAAACATATGACTTTGACTTTGATTCAAAGGCATTTTTAGAAATCAGGTATCTGGattttattttcatcatcaacAAACATGGTTCCTCACTCTACATTATGAAAGGAAGATACAAAAAGTTGAGCTTTTTTCCCATCATTTTTAAATAGGGAAATGAAATGGTGATAGTACATGCAAAACAGAGAAAAGTGATTCACGATCAAATATCCAAAAAATCTTAAGGCCAAGCATCTGGAGAGACTTTTTCACTGATTGTAGAACCAAATTGTGGTCCTCCTTTCCTATATTGAATAAGATACTCAATGGGGTATCCCTTAAGCTTATGAGGAACAACTCCAAGATCATTGAATGTCAAAGCTGCAAATTTCATCAAATAGAAAATGTTCGGACACAAGACAATGAAAGAGAATTTTATAATGATATTTTGGAACAAAGAATCTAAGACCTTGTAATAAAGTAAGGAACTCACCATTTCCTGAAACAACATTATCTGTAGCAAAAGCATGGATCTGATCCAGATTGAACGTCTCAGGCTTGGGCAGTGGAAAGGGGACCTTGTTTAATAATAATTCCCTTGGTGTTGCCAATGCCTGAAATTAATCATGCCCAACACAATGTTAGCATAAGATGACATCAGACTCTAAGAGTGACATAATTTACTCTTAATAGGAAGCTGAGTATTCCCCTCCCATGAGCAATTAATAAGACCCAGCAGCTACTAACTCGGATATTCCCGATTAGCGTATAGAGCAAATTAACACATCCATACAAGAGTTTACGACTAATCTTACTAAATAATATCCCAACCCAATTACatatttaataaattaatatTGAATTACTGGATAAATTAAGATAACGAACTAAGCTGCATGAAACTATAAATGTGAGACTTCTAGAATTGCATTGCATATAAATATTGGAAGCATTATTAATAACCCCACTAGCCAAAAATATGTCCCCAGTGGCATTTCATTAGTAAGTAGAAAAGTAATCAACTAATGAGTATGTGATGAACACACCTTCGCAATGGGAAGAGGCACATTTACATATCGAGGCCATTCTCGAATCACATCATACATAATCTCTGCCTGCATTTTTAACATAAAGATTTTACACTGTTAGGGAAATACTATTAGCATTGTGAATTGCTGAGATGTTAAGCTCGTGCAGCTTGTTCTAGAAGCTTATGTCTCTAACTAATTAAGTCAGTTAGATAGCCTTCTCAATAAATACTCTAATCACTGTAGTAGGTTCTGTAATTTCAGAAACAAAAGAATTACACATACAGATATGATTTTCTCAGTTTTCTTCGTTTTCTGTCACTTTCTTATCATTTCACTGATTTCTTCAAAAAATTTCCCTAAAAGCAAATTTCTTGTTGACAAGATATGCACAAATGCAAGGATAAAGTCGGTTATTACCAATTCGTGAATGGTAAAGATCTCGGGGCCACCCAACTCATAAGTCTTTCCCATGCTAGTTCCATCATCCTTCAAGGCTGTAGTAAGTGCAGAGGCGACATCAACAACATATACAGGTTGGATTCTGCAATAATTGTACgaagaaaaataaataagaaacATGAATTTCAATGCCAAGAGGAAGAATCACTAACAATACAATTCACTTTAGTAAAAATCATTGAAGCTTAGAGTAGTTGCTTGATAGGTTTACACATACTTTGTGTTGGCGTTCCCCATCAATGGAAGAAAGCCATATTTCTTTGCAAATTGAGCCCATCGGTTTAAAATCCGGTCCTCTGTGCCAATCATAGCAGCAGGTTTGAAAATTGTGGCCTGTTAAGGGTGATATTATGAATTCTCAAATTAAATGCTCTTGCAAGTTTGCAAAACATGACGACAATATTTCAACTGTACAAGTGCAAATGAGTTTCATTTCACCATTCACAGAAAAAAGAAGGTATGTCTATTTTGTTATCAGATATATACAATGCATTGGTGCTTAAACAGGGCAAAACAAACTTCCTGGAGACAATTTGAAAAAGAAGCAAGAATGCTATCCAACTGGCCTTTTACTCAATATTAAAGAGATCGCTAGATAAACCCTGAAACCTTACAAATAATGATAAAAAATTTCTAATTTACACTTTTTCATAGAATAGTAAAAACCAAGACTAAGGCTAGGGCTATGTTTAGATTGATGGACTAGAACGGAGCGGAGCAGAATGGAACCTAATGGAATGGAATGGATCAGATACTTTATTTCATTGTTTGGGTACTTTTGTTAATTTTTGACGCAATGGAACATAACTAATTAGTTCATTCCGTTGTATATACCCCAAATTGGGTGGAATGAAAATTGAAGGATTGGATGGAATGGATTCCATCATGATCCATTTTGCTCCATCCATTATTTACAAATCCAAACAATGGAATCTGATTACTTACTACTCCACTCCATTCCATCGCATACCACCAATCCAAACATACCCTAAGACAATCAAGAGCCAATACTGTGGTGGTAAAAAGTATTAGTAATTGGTCTATGACATTTATCTCTATCATTCATGATTATTTTTTTCAAATCCCATTATCATTTCCGTTTCCACCCAAAAAGCCTATAAAATCCGGAGACGGAAAATAAAGCCTTTCTTTACTAAGCTTCAAATGTAAATGTTAGAGAGAATAGTTGCCCTTTTAAATTTGAAAACGGAACTACAAATAAATTATTGGCCTAGAGAGTGAGAAACTAAATGTACCTCAGGTAATTCTCTTAAAACTGCTTCTTCGGCAGCTGCTTTACATCTCAGCATCCTGGAAGAAGATGAAGGAGATGCACCTAAACAAGAAACTTGAATGAATCTCATGATACCACCATGCTCTTTGGAAATCTGCAATGACTCGgattatttactaaaagaaatACTGAATATCAGATCAAATTATGAAATTACAGATATTAGaataataaaaaatattcaaACTAAGCCAAGCCAAGCTTTGCCAAGCTTCATATTAGCTCACTTTACATGCACTAAACCTCATCCAATGACTCAAAACCAATACTCAAATCCATTGGAGATCAGTGTTATTGCTGGCGGACCATGGCAGAGAGAGCCAAGAATCCGACATATGGTGCCGCGGTTACGCCATCCTTCACAAATTTGGCAATGGTGGATAGCCAAAAACTGTCACCGACATCCGCCATGGCCGATATTTGGAACACTATTGGAGATATCAACTAAAATTTGCAAGAGCTTCTAAGCATATAGAAACCGCTTTGAATCTCTAAACTGAATACTTTTCCCAGATAAGCTTGTAACTAACAGAGTGAACCATAcaatttttatttgattatttaATACTCCTTTTGGAAGACTTCAATATGCAGTTTGAGATCATGCACTGAACAGTTCGGACATGTTACATATTTGATGATTTGTATCACTTTTAGCTGACCAGATCCAATAACACACTAAATTCTGAAGAAAACATTTCGGAAACCATGTCAAGTTGACTTTCTTTTGCCTCTTTCTCCTACAACTAACTACGTGAAAATCCTAAATTTCACAGTACACAACATATCTATTAACATCGGGACTACATTTAAATTCATTCTCTTTTAAGATTTAGATTCTGTTATTATTTAAAATAAACAACAATGTACAACAAAATTGTTAGAAAAAAAAATCTTAGAGTATTGAGTGATTCATGATGTAAGACATTAACATGATGATATAGGATGAGTACAAAATTAACAAACGTGAAAGAACGTACCTTTGCAAGTTTCTCGGCCATGTGATAGTGCACTTCTTCATAGCTGTAGTTTCTTGTCTCATAATCCCTTCCTGCCAACAAACAAATAAGCCAAAATGAGTATGTGATTATAAGATGAAAACTCACATACTGACACTCAGAAACATTCAAGTTGCAAAATTACGTGAGATGTATACCAATAAGATTGATGACAACATTGGCCCTAGCCATTACAGCCTTAACCGAACTTTCGTCTCTTGGATTGAATTTCATGGGTACAATCTGGGCAGATTAATCACTGGAAGATTAGCACATAAAGTGAATGGAAATAGCCCATGAACATAGCACTACTTACCTTCCATTCAGATCAGAACGGAAGAAAAGGCAAAAGTGGACTCTTTACAAGTATTAAAATATTATCAAATGATACCTGTCCTAAATCTCCCATCAGTTTGAGATGACGAGGACAATCTTCAGAGCCTCGGAAAGGAACTAAGACTTGAGATCCCATTTTAGCTGGAAGAGAGGAATGGCATCCCAAAAACAAGCACAACATTTAAGCTTTGTTAACAATATTCTGGGAAAAAAGTTTGAAACAATTATATAACCCACAAACTTACCAAGTTGTTGGACAACATAGCGACCAAGGAATCCAGTTGCCCCAAATACTGTAGCAACAATACCACTGCACAAGGAATTGCTTTCAAGCATTACTTTAACTATCTACCAGCCATTCAAAAGAACATTTAACACAGATCAAAAACTTCCTAAACCCTATACTTACTCAAAAGCGCAATGGAGAAATAGGAATTTTAGCGGCAAATAAGAAAAGTAAAAAGGTCACAAGATTTTGATCCTCCGCATGATCCTATTCTTTAGGTTAATGAGGTGAATGAACTATAACTCATACTACAAGAAGAATTTTCAAATAACCCTTTCTATTCAATCAAAATGAAAAGAACAAAATTGAACACTCGCGACGAAAAACCAACCCTAGCAGTAAAACTGCAGACCTATATTGATAAACGAGAAACATCCATGATATAATTTCAAGAAGACATAATATTAAACATCATGTATGATGCTAACTAATGAACTAGTGATGATACAGAAGATTATTTGTAGTGCCTAGTCCTTTCTAATCATGCAAAATCAACCTACAGTTGCATCCAACCATTTTTACAATATTTTCACAATTTCATATACTGATGAACATCAATTTAACTAAGCAATGCAACTTCATTTCTTGAAAATTTTATTTGGGATTTTCTCAAGGGCAGAAACTACATCCAACTGCGAAATTTTATCCAATCTTCTATGGATAAGTTAAGAAGTGAGTCCAAGAGGTGACTAACAGGCATCCTAACCATTTAGCTTTAATTGCACACCATTAAAAGCTTCCTGGCACATGTCCGAGAAGTGAAACGTGTCTAACACGCTTACATGACACTTTGATAGGTGTTTATGCTTCATAGCTTGCCAGTCATGATTACAGCTTTAGTCTTTGTCTCTTGTTCATGAAAGTCGGCATGGTCAAAACCCCAGCCAAAAGTATTGGGTCTGCATCTATACCAACACCCTCATGTGAAAAAATTCTCAAGCTACCATTCATATATCTCTACACAGGAGCTAATCCAATAAACCAAGTACTTGACAATACTCATTTCTAAACTAAAATTGAAGGACCTATGAAAAAATGTATAACCTAAACTAACAAAAATGTAGAACCTAAACTAACAAAAATGTAGGACCTAAACTAACAAAAATGAATATTTTTGTTGCCAATCTCATTATAAAAAATTcatatttgaaaaaaaaaactaGAAAAAAACCCTATGAACAaatgaaaattgaatgagaaaaaaaagaagagaaaatgaGATTAACCTAACAGATGATCGT is a window of Lathyrus oleraceus cultivar Zhongwan6 chromosome 6, CAAS_Psat_ZW6_1.0, whole genome shotgun sequence DNA encoding:
- the LOC127098506 gene encoding NADH dehydrogenase [ubiquinone] 1 alpha subcomplex subunit 9, mitochondrial, coding for MQAITRRLGSQSSTSLKSIYPISHHHYGVDHERYVSTIATKGVGHLVRKGTGGRSSVSGIVATVFGATGFLGRYVVQQLAKMGSQVLVPFRGSEDCPRHLKLMGDLGQIVPMKFNPRDESSVKAVMARANVVINLIGRDYETRNYSYEEVHYHMAEKLAKISKEHGGIMRFIQVSCLGASPSSSSRMLRCKAAAEEAVLRELPEATIFKPAAMIGTEDRILNRWAQFAKKYGFLPLMGNANTKIQPVYVVDVASALTTALKDDGTSMGKTYELGGPEIFTIHELAEIMYDVIREWPRYVNVPLPIAKALATPRELLLNKVPFPLPKPETFNLDQIHAFATDNVVSGNALTFNDLGVVPHKLKGYPIEYLIQYRKGGPQFGSTISEKVSPDAWP